In a genomic window of Gloeothece verrucosa PCC 7822:
- a CDS encoding trifunctional glycosyltransferase/class I SAM-dependent methyltransferase/polysaccharide deacetylase yields the protein MNVSIIIPAYNAAETLGATLTSIQAQTFPHWEAIIIDDGSSDQTVAIAQEFAAKDHRISLVAQSNQGVSAARNRGIELAKFDWLLFLDADDWIKAEYLERMTKALEEDSSLDAVQCGTSRIAPDGSTMLEQYPLSLKDLFPVLALRCPLLIHSCVFRKALAQSIGGFDTSLRTSEDWDFWQRLARIGAKFGSVQEIMAFYRMRPNSLSRDVNYIFADALKVITQGHSPDPRVDNPHPNYAQGQPKDTLSKYKLLLSAWFAGFCLSQGKDARPLLELLVNDQDPNLSSQPLAHRLFQSVLVATCQQPPAWTTLWPTLEESIRDFLQALENQSQTIGLTHSTMAILERKVLQQTQITAPQQVGKTFAISLEVTEPFYDLDCPDAAERLYAVVTMEGTELGTIELPIWDKQVSAWLIKDAVAASFAWPILKRFFEHQGHFQTTQIPKAEPQNHSPLPKLPNKQEWELFLQEICLVPETATNPPKRSEDGSITLEISEELADIQVSVPELDVVLTVGGVALSCVSIPVENNFISAADLRAALSLSNGFELCRACVREGLLGKPLHTSSSLRARLAESAQKIQSTQWLGFSGSGAIEQLLTANTIVLGRRGGLEGGYRRAILPASVAQELLEMSQVSREPVIQLPGPNQQPERVIYAPELMIRPYKGENLLKSFSSPGVQTAFYGRAFFETLFSTQPDPWKYTTPYEQTKYEQTLSLLPSTEINQALEIACAEGHFTLQLAPRVHHLIAADISQVALNRTAERCSDLNNISFVQLDIIKDPLPGLFDLIVCSEVLYLLDNLEQLQTATSKIALALKPGGYILTANAHLIVDEPEQPGFKWGNPFGGKVISETFAKIPTLSLVKEIWTPLYRVQLFQRQPEGMLAEHQTPELIKLTEQPTALSPEQEAYVCWNGGQLKGNPTSQSVITRKLPILMYHRVAPTGSPQMSQYRVTPEAFEEQLRYLKDGGFYSVAWEDWQLAMISQTPLPGRALALTFDDGYLDFFEYAWPLLKKYGFTATVFLVSERIGYDNSWDATYGEKIALMGWREIQQLADQGVVFGSHSATHPSLIRLSYSSVIAQASRSRMLLERQLGIPIKTFAYPYGDYNPIVQHLIEACGYSIGLSCDSRLSQFEDNLLALPRLEVMGSDSLQDFVVKLSFTAKKN from the coding sequence ATGAATGTATCCATTATTATACCAGCTTACAACGCCGCAGAAACCCTCGGAGCAACTCTGACCTCTATTCAAGCCCAAACTTTTCCTCATTGGGAAGCGATTATCATTGATGATGGTTCCAGCGATCAAACAGTGGCAATTGCTCAAGAATTTGCCGCTAAAGACCATCGAATTTCTTTAGTGGCTCAATCTAATCAAGGGGTAAGTGCCGCTAGAAATAGGGGGATAGAACTAGCAAAATTTGATTGGCTATTGTTTTTAGATGCGGATGACTGGATCAAAGCCGAATATTTAGAACGCATGACAAAAGCCTTAGAGGAAGATTCGAGTTTAGATGCTGTTCAATGTGGAACCAGCCGCATTGCTCCCGACGGTAGCACGATGCTTGAACAATACCCTCTTTCATTGAAAGATTTATTTCCTGTGTTGGCGCTTCGCTGTCCTCTACTCATTCATAGCTGTGTTTTTCGCAAGGCACTAGCTCAGTCTATTGGCGGCTTTGATACTTCTTTGCGAACCTCTGAAGATTGGGATTTTTGGCAGCGCCTTGCACGTATAGGAGCGAAATTTGGCTCCGTTCAAGAGATCATGGCATTTTATAGAATGCGTCCCAATTCTCTTTCGAGAGATGTTAATTATATCTTCGCTGACGCGCTAAAAGTAATAACACAAGGCCATTCCCCAGATCCTCGCGTGGACAACCCTCATCCTAATTATGCTCAAGGACAGCCAAAAGATACCCTTTCAAAATATAAACTTCTTTTATCGGCTTGGTTCGCTGGCTTTTGCTTGAGTCAGGGTAAAGATGCCCGGCCTTTGCTCGAATTACTGGTTAATGACCAAGACCCCAACTTATCCTCACAACCTCTAGCTCACAGACTTTTTCAATCGGTATTGGTGGCTACCTGTCAACAGCCGCCAGCGTGGACCACCTTATGGCCCACTCTAGAAGAATCTATTAGAGACTTTTTGCAAGCACTAGAAAATCAATCCCAAACCATCGGATTAACTCATAGCACAATGGCAATTTTAGAGCGTAAAGTTTTACAACAAACTCAAATTACGGCTCCTCAACAGGTGGGTAAAACCTTTGCAATTTCTTTAGAAGTGACTGAGCCATTTTATGATCTTGACTGTCCTGATGCGGCTGAACGTCTTTATGCTGTTGTCACAATGGAAGGAACCGAGTTAGGCACGATAGAATTACCGATATGGGATAAACAGGTTAGTGCTTGGCTGATTAAAGATGCAGTGGCGGCGAGTTTTGCTTGGCCGATTTTAAAACGATTTTTTGAGCATCAAGGTCATTTCCAAACGACACAAATCCCCAAAGCAGAACCCCAAAATCATTCCCCTCTGCCCAAATTACCGAATAAACAAGAATGGGAGTTATTTTTGCAGGAAATTTGCTTAGTACCCGAAACAGCAACTAACCCACCTAAACGCAGCGAAGACGGCAGCATAACTCTAGAAATTAGTGAAGAACTTGCCGATATTCAAGTTTCCGTTCCTGAGCTTGATGTAGTATTAACAGTAGGGGGTGTAGCACTGAGTTGCGTCAGTATCCCCGTTGAAAATAATTTTATCTCTGCGGCTGATTTGCGAGCGGCTTTGAGTTTGAGCAATGGCTTTGAGTTGTGTCGTGCTTGTGTCAGAGAAGGGTTGCTAGGTAAACCTTTGCATACATCATCCTCACTACGAGCTAGACTCGCCGAATCTGCCCAAAAAATTCAATCTACTCAATGGTTGGGCTTTAGCGGCTCAGGTGCCATCGAGCAATTATTAACAGCAAATACTATAGTTTTGGGCCGTCGCGGCGGACTAGAGGGAGGATATCGGCGAGCGATTTTACCGGCATCTGTGGCGCAGGAATTACTAGAAATGTCGCAAGTAAGCAGAGAACCGGTAATTCAACTTCCAGGCCCAAATCAACAGCCCGAGCGCGTTATCTATGCTCCAGAATTAATGATACGTCCTTATAAAGGTGAGAACTTATTAAAATCTTTCTCATCTCCTGGAGTTCAAACCGCTTTTTATGGTCGAGCTTTTTTTGAAACGCTATTTTCTACTCAACCCGATCCTTGGAAATACACCACTCCCTACGAACAGACGAAATATGAGCAAACGCTCTCTCTACTTCCCTCAACAGAGATTAATCAAGCACTAGAAATTGCTTGTGCCGAAGGACATTTTACCCTTCAATTAGCTCCTCGCGTCCATCATTTAATCGCGGCTGATATTTCCCAAGTAGCTCTAAATCGAACGGCTGAACGTTGTAGTGATTTAAATAATATTAGCTTTGTGCAGTTGGATATTATTAAAGACCCTTTGCCGGGACTGTTTGATCTGATTGTTTGTAGCGAAGTGCTTTACCTTCTTGACAATTTAGAACAACTCCAAACCGCTACCAGTAAGATCGCTCTGGCACTTAAACCAGGCGGCTATATTCTTACAGCTAATGCTCATTTGATCGTAGATGAACCGGAGCAACCCGGTTTTAAGTGGGGAAACCCCTTTGGCGGCAAAGTCATCAGCGAAACCTTTGCTAAAATTCCCACATTATCTCTAGTTAAAGAAATTTGGACACCCCTCTATCGAGTACAATTGTTCCAGCGTCAGCCAGAGGGAATGTTAGCAGAACATCAAACCCCAGAATTAATTAAACTCACTGAACAGCCTACAGCCTTATCACCCGAACAAGAAGCTTATGTTTGCTGGAATGGGGGTCAATTAAAAGGTAACCCCACTTCACAGTCTGTCATTACTCGAAAATTACCCATTCTAATGTATCATCGGGTAGCCCCCACAGGGTCACCGCAGATGAGTCAATATCGAGTGACCCCAGAAGCATTTGAGGAACAGTTACGCTATTTAAAAGATGGGGGTTTTTATAGTGTGGCCTGGGAAGATTGGCAATTAGCAATGATTTCACAGACTCCTCTACCCGGACGAGCGCTCGCACTGACATTTGATGATGGTTATTTAGACTTTTTTGAGTATGCTTGGCCGCTTTTGAAAAAATACGGGTTTACAGCAACGGTGTTTTTAGTGAGTGAACGTATCGGCTACGACAATAGTTGGGATGCGACTTATGGGGAAAAAATTGCTTTGATGGGATGGCGTGAAATTCAACAACTAGCTGATCAAGGAGTGGTATTTGGTTCTCATTCAGCAACTCATCCATCATTGATTCGCTTGTCCTATTCATCGGTAATTGCACAAGCAAGCCGCTCAAGAATGCTCCTAGAACGTCAGCTAGGAATACCGATTAAAACTTTTGCTTATCCTTATGGAGATTATAATCCCATCGTTCAACATTTGATCGAAGCTTGTGGTTATAGCATCGGTTTATCTTGCGATTCTAGATTAAGCCAATTTGAAGATAATCTTCTGGCATTGCCGCGCCTTGAAGTGATGGGTTCAGATAGTTTACAAGATTTCGTCGTTAAGCTGAGTTTTACAGCGAAAAAAAACTAG
- a CDS encoding SDR family oxidoreductase, with translation MDLGLKGKIALVTSSSRGIGKAIALGLAAEGCQVFICSRHPENLAKTAKEIQEKTHQSVIPIQADLSNKESIERLVTTITEKTEKIDILVNNVAGPPFNRHYELTDKDWQESFELTFLSQVIICEAFIPLMKKNHWGRIIFVTSVAIKQPGILIANAQRASVAVYAKTLSSELGEYNILVNTICPSFAITDQYYKIADEVAKKRQISQAEVLEEWRQSVPLKRPASAEEVANLAVFLASEKASYITGTCIQVDGGFVKSLF, from the coding sequence ATGGATTTAGGATTGAAGGGAAAAATAGCCTTAGTAACATCATCGAGTCGAGGCATTGGCAAAGCAATTGCTCTTGGATTAGCGGCAGAAGGATGTCAAGTATTCATCTGTAGCCGCCATCCCGAAAATTTAGCTAAAACAGCTAAAGAAATCCAAGAAAAAACCCATCAATCCGTAATTCCTATTCAAGCTGATCTCAGCAATAAGGAAAGCATTGAAAGATTGGTCACGACTATTACTGAAAAAACTGAAAAAATAGATATTTTAGTAAACAATGTAGCCGGTCCGCCTTTTAATCGCCATTATGAATTAACGGATAAAGATTGGCAAGAATCTTTTGAATTAACTTTTTTAAGCCAAGTCATCATTTGTGAAGCTTTTATTCCTTTAATGAAAAAAAATCATTGGGGTAGAATTATTTTTGTCACTTCGGTAGCCATCAAGCAACCAGGAATATTAATTGCTAATGCTCAGAGAGCAAGTGTTGCCGTTTATGCCAAAACGCTCTCCTCAGAATTAGGGGAATATAACATTTTAGTTAATACAATTTGTCCATCTTTTGCTATCACAGATCAATATTATAAAATTGCTGATGAGGTGGCTAAAAAAAGACAAATATCCCAAGCAGAAGTTCTTGAAGAATGGCGGCAAAGTGTACCTTTAAAACGTCCAGCCAGTGCCGAAGAAGTGGCCAATTTAGCCGTCTTTCTCGCTTCTGAAAAAGCAAGTTATATTACTGGAACCTGTATACAAGTAGATGGCGGCTTTGTAAAAAGCTTATTTTAA
- a CDS encoding bluetail domain-containing putative surface protein gives MPNNSATNGSGFVSYSTGSTTTLNVNSSNSYSYNSNGLLTTQNVDSNGDGVVDNTITYTYGLLTNMDLYSDSLIDLYQYQTFYNNGVIKSLDATQFFGDFDGDGILDGILISVKNDQFGNTVSGSESLILSSAGVINLSQGTIAYTYDANHNITSQATDSNGDGITDSIETYSYNAQGKLTSHTFDYDANGIIDEIRTYSYDANSHLTSISSDSNGDGQPDYIETYNYDANGNQISDTTDSNGDGLADYIETYTYDANNNQISDTIDSNADGLADFIYTYTYDANGHVTSKSIDYGADGLDNIITYTYDANGNMTSLSQDSDANGVVDSTEIFTYNANGYVTSDENDNNNDGVVDTRHTWTYSYLTDTASYDFGANGSIDKVVSYNYDIVKGTLVSESIDSNGDGGADSSVAYTYDTNHNLITESVDSNNDTIVDSVTNYSYEANNHLVSQTIDSNNDGLAEESYSYTYDANGNRTSATTDYGNNGTADVIITYSYDANKRLTSENIDSQGDGTVDSTTTYTYDANGNLTLAVNSSQTTIQNFAYIGGGGSDLINAGAGNDVLSGGNGIDQLFGNGGNDTIDGGSGDDSLAGGAGADVLTGGLGADTFVYNNLTDSLLANYDRITDLKINSDQIDGPNAVSASNLAKLGAVSALTQAGIQAVLTGSVFLANGAATFSFGTGAAAQTFLALNDSVAGFSASTDSIIEITGYTGSLNQLAVI, from the coding sequence ATGCCTAACAATTCAGCCACCAACGGATCAGGTTTCGTTAGCTATAGCACTGGCTCGACTACAACGCTTAATGTTAACTCTAGCAATAGCTATAGCTATAACTCTAATGGATTATTAACCACTCAGAATGTAGACAGTAATGGAGATGGAGTCGTTGACAATACCATTACCTACACCTATGGACTATTGACAAACATGGATTTATATAGCGATAGCCTCATCGATCTATATCAATATCAAACCTTTTACAATAATGGGGTAATAAAATCCCTAGATGCAACGCAATTTTTTGGGGATTTTGACGGAGATGGAATTCTTGATGGGATTCTTATTTCAGTTAAGAATGATCAGTTTGGTAATACAGTGAGTGGCAGCGAGAGCTTGATATTATCTTCAGCCGGAGTCATCAATCTAAGCCAAGGAACCATCGCTTATACTTATGATGCTAACCACAACATAACCTCTCAAGCTACTGACTCCAATGGAGATGGAATAACTGATTCCATCGAAACCTACAGCTATAATGCTCAGGGCAAACTAACCTCTCATACTTTTGACTACGATGCCAATGGAATAATTGATGAGATCAGGACCTACAGCTATGATGCCAATAGCCACCTAACCTCTATCAGTTCTGACTCCAATGGAGATGGGCAGCCTGATTACATCGAAACCTACAACTATGATGCTAACGGCAATCAAATCTCTGACACTACTGACTCCAATGGAGATGGGCTGGCCGATTACATCGAAACCTACACCTATGATGCTAACAACAATCAAATCTCTGACACTATTGACTCCAATGCAGATGGGCTGGCTGATTTCATCTACACCTACACCTACGATGCCAACGGCCATGTAACTTCTAAAAGTATTGACTACGGTGCAGATGGGCTTGATAACATCATAACCTACACATACGATGCTAATGGCAACATGACCTCTCTCAGCCAAGACAGCGATGCAAATGGGGTGGTTGACTCCACCGAAATCTTCACCTACAATGCCAACGGCTATGTAACTTCTGATGAGAATGACAATAATAATGATGGCGTGGTAGATACGCGACATACATGGACTTATTCCTATTTGACAGATACTGCCAGCTATGATTTTGGCGCAAATGGAAGTATTGATAAAGTTGTTAGCTACAACTACGATATTGTCAAGGGAACTTTAGTGAGTGAAAGTATTGATAGTAATGGGGATGGAGGTGCTGATAGTTCTGTTGCCTATACCTACGATACCAACCATAATTTAATTACCGAAAGTGTCGATAGTAATAATGATACTATCGTTGATTCTGTCACTAACTACAGTTACGAGGCGAACAATCACTTAGTTAGCCAAACTATTGACAGTAATAATGATGGCTTGGCGGAAGAGTCCTATAGCTATACCTATGATGCTAATGGAAATCGCACTAGCGCCACCACTGATTACGGGAATAATGGTACTGCTGACGTTATTATCACCTATAGCTATGATGCTAATAAACGATTAACCAGCGAAAATATTGATAGTCAAGGGGATGGTACAGTTGATAGTACCACAACCTATACTTACGATGCCAATGGAAATCTAACACTCGCCGTTAATAGTAGCCAAACCACTATACAAAACTTCGCTTATATCGGGGGTGGCGGTTCTGATCTCATCAATGCGGGTGCAGGAAATGATGTACTCTCTGGCGGTAACGGGATTGACCAATTATTCGGTAATGGCGGTAATGATACTATCGATGGTGGTAGTGGCGATGATAGCCTCGCGGGGGGTGCTGGTGCAGATGTATTAACTGGAGGACTAGGGGCTGATACCTTTGTTTATAATAACCTCACGGATTCTTTATTAGCTAATTATGACCGCATTACTGACCTCAAGATAAATTCTGATCAAATTGATGGTCCGAATGCCGTTTCAGCCAGTAATTTAGCTAAATTAGGGGCAGTTAGCGCACTCACACAAGCAGGTATTCAAGCTGTCTTAACCGGGAGTGTTTTCTTAGCCAATGGTGCAGCGACCTTTAGTTTTGGCACTGGTGCAGCTGCACAAACTTTCTTAGCTCTCAATGATAGTGTAGCAGGTTTCTCCGCTTCTACTGATTCGATTATCGAAATTACGGGTTATACTGGTAGTCTGAATCAATTAGCAGTGATTTAA
- a CDS encoding helix-turn-helix domain-containing protein — MKNRDRIFEFSNLSLRHYYKLDGDELCQRMKPIEVESWQLSLGQFEGTVSQIIGDGVQMDLHQYNSLMRYKGVSLRTWQFGLPVKRQLIMFEHKYELEDNYILICPPQVGFMGVEKHFHGTYIFAFSLERLQYLCETLHLPEPEKFLGCANSFPRVVACSPTQMSQLRQSFEQLYQIFWTFNCKCHLQKDTLLINYLKEKLEEEIAENLLLTVATSQNIKLKKVIIKRSCVLKQVEDFMMNNLTAEISCNDICQTVGVSKRTLEYIFKEYYNITPKAYFKRLRLNYLRQCLRENYPQSNISEIAENLGFFHRGHLAADYQKLFGELPSDTVKVPGQN; from the coding sequence ATGAAAAACCGTGATCGTATCTTTGAGTTTTCTAATCTTTCTCTGAGACACTATTACAAGCTAGATGGTGATGAGCTATGCCAGAGGATGAAACCCATAGAAGTAGAGTCTTGGCAACTCAGTTTGGGACAATTTGAGGGGACTGTCTCGCAAATTATCGGTGATGGGGTGCAAATGGATCTCCATCAGTACAATTCTTTAATGAGATATAAGGGAGTTTCTCTGCGTACTTGGCAATTTGGCCTGCCGGTTAAGCGACAATTAATCATGTTTGAGCATAAATATGAGCTAGAAGACAATTACATTCTCATTTGTCCCCCGCAAGTGGGATTTATGGGAGTGGAAAAACACTTTCACGGGACGTATATTTTCGCTTTTTCCCTCGAACGCTTGCAATATCTCTGTGAAACTCTACACTTACCTGAACCGGAAAAATTTCTCGGATGTGCTAATAGTTTCCCTCGTGTGGTAGCTTGCTCTCCAACTCAGATGTCCCAGTTACGTCAGTCTTTTGAGCAACTTTATCAAATATTTTGGACTTTCAATTGCAAGTGTCATCTACAAAAAGATACATTATTAATCAATTACCTTAAAGAGAAATTAGAAGAAGAAATCGCGGAAAACTTACTTCTTACTGTCGCTACATCCCAGAATATTAAACTAAAAAAAGTGATCATCAAACGTTCTTGTGTCCTAAAACAAGTAGAAGATTTCATGATGAATAACCTCACAGCAGAGATTAGCTGTAATGATATCTGTCAAACGGTCGGAGTGAGTAAACGGACTCTAGAATATATATTTAAAGAGTATTATAATATCACCCCTAAAGCTTATTTTAAGCGATTACGTCTAAATTATCTGCGCCAATGTCTGCGAGAAAACTATCCTCAATCTAACATTTCGGAAATCGCTGAAAATTTAGGTTTTTTTCATCGAGGACACTTAGCGGCTGATTATCAAAAATTATTTGGAGAACTTCCTTCCGACACGGTTAAAGTACCTGGACAAAATTAA
- a CDS encoding ABC transporter ATP-binding protein: MSQSIEQTTANLEINNVQNNHNQQNLITEFVKNIKNYSIVLARSLPLLWETAPKETSIIIILVLLRSCIPAISIAINKQIVDGISLALKSPESANFRTIISLVVFWVTAIFIENISTPWYNSAFINLADKLTANINIKLMEKADTFIDITNFENSKFYDELELLQNRASAEPLSLLQGILEILAILITLVSMLILLSTTAWWIPALILVACLPQTYLSFKLESEIWNKIFYKSPQSRRMRYYSNVLLTDTFVKEVRLFDLSAFFRQRYVAAFEDKYQMISQLRGKQAFITTILGILSASGNAFSFCWVVLQALAGKLTAGSILLLIQSLAYIQENINRLLQSSLILQRSTLFMEMFFRFMETQPSMTVSLPSKNVPKPLQSGIVFDNLEFAYPDGRKALSGISFTLHPGETVALVGENGAGKSTLVKLLARFYDPTSGNIYIDGENLKELDLKEWRKQIAVVFQDFCRYALTIGENIALGDTSAMDDLERLKLASEKSEIAYKIEKLSQGYSTPLGKQFDGTELSGGEWQKLAIARAFIREDDAQIMILDEPTAALDPRSEYEIFNSFAQLVRGKTAILVTHRLASVRLADRILVLKAGKLVEVGTHEELLQKNGEYATLWNMQAEQYQMSY, translated from the coding sequence ATGAGTCAATCTATTGAGCAGACCACAGCCAATTTAGAAATTAATAATGTTCAAAATAATCACAATCAACAAAATCTGATTACTGAATTTGTAAAAAATATTAAAAACTATAGTATAGTATTAGCCCGTTCTTTACCTTTATTATGGGAAACGGCTCCCAAAGAAACGTCTATTATTATAATATTAGTTTTGTTAAGAAGTTGTATTCCAGCTATTAGTATAGCCATTAATAAACAAATTGTAGATGGTATTAGCCTGGCTTTAAAATCACCAGAATCAGCTAATTTTAGAACAATTATTAGTCTAGTTGTTTTTTGGGTAACTGCTATTTTTATTGAAAATATTTCTACCCCCTGGTATAATTCTGCTTTTATTAATTTAGCCGATAAATTGACGGCTAATATCAATATAAAACTAATGGAGAAAGCTGATACTTTTATTGATATTACTAATTTTGAGAATTCTAAATTTTATGATGAATTAGAACTGCTGCAAAATCGAGCCAGTGCCGAGCCTCTAAGTTTATTACAAGGTATTCTAGAAATATTGGCTATATTGATTACCCTAGTCTCAATGTTAATTTTACTTTCTACGACGGCTTGGTGGATTCCTGCATTAATTTTAGTAGCCTGTTTGCCACAAACTTATCTTTCATTTAAACTTGAGTCTGAAATTTGGAATAAGATTTTTTATAAAAGTCCTCAATCTCGCCGAATGCGCTACTATTCTAATGTATTGTTGACAGATACTTTTGTTAAAGAAGTGCGGCTGTTTGACCTTAGTGCATTTTTTCGTCAGCGTTATGTAGCGGCTTTTGAAGATAAATATCAAATGATCAGCCAATTAAGAGGAAAACAAGCTTTTATTACTACCATTTTAGGCATCTTAAGCGCTTCTGGGAATGCTTTTAGTTTTTGTTGGGTAGTGTTACAAGCTTTAGCAGGAAAATTAACGGCAGGGAGTATTCTTTTATTAATTCAATCTCTTGCTTATATACAAGAAAACATTAATAGATTGCTTCAGTCTTCTTTAATTTTACAAAGAAGTACCTTATTTATGGAGATGTTTTTTAGATTTATGGAGACTCAACCCTCGATGACTGTGAGTCTTCCTAGTAAAAATGTACCCAAGCCGCTACAATCAGGTATTGTTTTTGACAATTTAGAGTTTGCTTATCCAGATGGAAGAAAGGCTTTAAGCGGCATTTCCTTTACTTTACATCCGGGTGAAACAGTGGCATTAGTAGGGGAAAATGGTGCAGGTAAAAGTACCTTAGTCAAATTATTAGCGCGATTTTATGACCCAACTAGCGGCAATATTTATATAGATGGAGAAAATCTTAAAGAATTAGACCTCAAAGAATGGCGAAAACAAATTGCTGTAGTGTTTCAAGATTTTTGCCGCTATGCTCTGACCATTGGGGAAAATATAGCACTGGGTGATACTTCAGCGATGGATGATTTAGAGAGATTAAAACTGGCCAGTGAAAAATCCGAAATTGCCTATAAAATAGAAAAGCTTTCTCAAGGCTATTCAACACCGTTAGGTAAACAGTTTGACGGAACAGAACTTTCTGGCGGCGAGTGGCAAAAGTTAGCCATTGCTAGGGCATTTATTCGAGAAGATGACGCTCAAATTATGATTTTAGATGAACCAACGGCAGCCTTAGATCCTCGTAGTGAGTATGAAATTTTTAATAGTTTTGCTCAATTAGTTCGGGGTAAAACGGCTATTTTAGTAACTCATAGATTGGCTTCTGTACGGTTGGCAGACCGAATTTTGGTTTTAAAGGCGGGTAAGTTAGTAGAAGTGGGAACGCATGAGGAACTTTTACAAAAAAATGGAGAGTATGCAACGCTTTGGAATATGCAGGCTGAACAATATCAAATGAGTTATTAA
- a CDS encoding glycosyltransferase family 4 protein yields MSFPQVRTLFIVTPGDPYPPLSGAHLRYWQLINIMKKFGSVGIFSIFPLDSNNQTIPGVELRYHCNTAKVKRSFWDNLQRQLWWVFPQGYPSSAQRYAEAADQQLKEVLAKFQPDLVIIEMIVHRYIPTLKDYGCSLILDEHNINGIWLEQYYKARQTTQKQKLSIWQKILLALELSRTKIIEQELIAQADQVWTCSKIDNQSLQDLYGRNSNSWVIPNGIDVSYYDNVRLGKCDLPDELKNKQRNILFLGKMSYSPNAVAVELLIDKIYPRLRQIYPDCRLLLVGREPNQRMLEAAGRDSGIIVTGKVSDIRPYLAASSVMVVPLQQAGGTRLKILEAFAGGCPVISTAKGAEGLEVKDGEHLLIREEIDEIIEGIKQIWSEPDFGQKLADSAYELIKAEYSWEAVEKRVSSAISELFS; encoded by the coding sequence GTGAGCTTTCCTCAAGTCCGTACCTTATTTATCGTCACGCCGGGTGACCCTTATCCGCCATTAAGCGGGGCCCATTTACGGTACTGGCAACTGATCAATATTATGAAAAAGTTCGGTTCGGTGGGAATTTTTTCAATTTTTCCCTTAGATTCTAACAATCAAACTATTCCCGGTGTGGAGTTAAGATATCACTGCAATACAGCTAAAGTAAAACGTTCTTTTTGGGACAATTTACAACGACAATTATGGTGGGTGTTTCCCCAAGGTTATCCGAGTTCTGCTCAACGCTATGCAGAAGCGGCTGATCAACAGTTAAAAGAAGTCCTTGCCAAATTTCAGCCAGATTTAGTTATCATTGAAATGATAGTACATCGGTATATTCCCACTCTTAAGGATTACGGATGTTCCTTAATTTTAGACGAGCATAACATTAATGGAATTTGGTTAGAACAATACTATAAAGCACGCCAAACAACCCAAAAACAAAAATTAAGTATTTGGCAAAAAATATTGCTTGCTCTTGAGCTTTCTCGGACTAAAATTATTGAACAAGAATTAATCGCTCAAGCTGATCAAGTTTGGACTTGCAGCAAAATAGATAATCAAAGCTTACAAGATTTATATGGAAGAAATTCTAACTCTTGGGTGATTCCCAATGGCATAGATGTTAGTTATTATGATAATGTACGCTTGGGGAAATGTGACTTGCCAGATGAGCTAAAAAATAAACAGCGAAATATCCTGTTTTTAGGAAAAATGTCTTACTCTCCTAATGCTGTCGCTGTTGAATTATTGATAGATAAAATTTATCCTCGACTACGACAGATTTACCCAGACTGCCGTTTATTATTAGTGGGAAGAGAACCTAATCAACGGATGCTAGAAGCGGCAGGGCGAGATAGTGGTATTATTGTTACTGGGAAAGTTTCAGATATAAGACCTTATTTAGCCGCTAGTAGTGTTATGGTAGTTCCCTTGCAGCAAGCGGGAGGAACTCGCTTAAAGATTCTCGAAGCTTTTGCTGGCGGCTGTCCTGTCATTAGTACGGCTAAAGGTGCTGAAGGATTAGAAGTAAAAGATGGCGAACATTTGCTAATTCGGGAGGAAATAGACGAAATTATCGAAGGAATTAAACAGATTTGGTCTGAACCTGATTTTGGACAAAAGCTTGCTGATTCTGCTTATGAATTGATTAAAGCAGAATATTCTTGGGAGGCAGTAGAAAAAAGAGTTTCCTCAGCTATTAGCGAATTGTTTAGTTAA